A genomic segment from Paraburkholderia hayleyella encodes:
- the trxB gene encoding thioredoxin-disulfide reductase: MPASSTQHAKVLILGSGPAGYTAAVYAARANLAPLLITGMAQGGQLMTTTDVENWPADAQGVQGPDLMNRFLEHAERFNTQIVFDHIHTAKLDEKPLRLIGDSGEYTCDSLIIATGASAQYLGLPSEEAFMGRGVSACATCDGFFYKQQHVAVVGGGNTAVEEALYLTGIAKKVTVIHRRDKFRAEPILIDRLLEKEKEGLVEIKWNHELDEVKGDDSGVTGVRIRHTQTGDTTEIDLQGLFIAIGHKPNTDIFASQLEMKNGYIVTQSGLNGNATATSVPGVFAAGDVQDHIYRQAITSAGTGCMAALDAQRYLESLHG; the protein is encoded by the coding sequence ATGCCCGCCTCTTCCACACAGCACGCGAAAGTTCTGATTCTCGGTTCAGGCCCTGCGGGATACACCGCCGCCGTCTACGCGGCCCGCGCCAACCTGGCGCCGCTGCTGATTACCGGCATGGCCCAGGGTGGTCAACTGATGACCACGACCGATGTCGAAAACTGGCCCGCCGACGCCCAAGGCGTACAAGGCCCAGACCTGATGAACCGCTTCCTGGAACATGCCGAGCGTTTCAATACGCAAATCGTCTTCGACCACATTCACACCGCCAAACTGGACGAAAAACCGCTCCGTCTGATCGGCGACTCGGGCGAATACACGTGCGACTCGCTGATTATCGCCACGGGGGCGTCGGCGCAATATCTCGGGCTGCCCTCCGAGGAAGCCTTCATGGGCCGTGGTGTCTCCGCCTGCGCCACCTGCGACGGCTTTTTCTACAAGCAGCAGCATGTGGCGGTGGTGGGCGGCGGCAACACCGCTGTTGAAGAAGCGCTTTATCTCACCGGCATCGCCAAAAAAGTGACGGTGATCCATCGTCGTGACAAGTTTCGCGCCGAACCCATCCTGATCGACCGCCTGCTCGAAAAAGAGAAAGAGGGCCTGGTCGAAATCAAGTGGAATCACGAACTCGATGAAGTCAAAGGCGACGATTCAGGCGTCACTGGCGTGCGCATCAGGCACACGCAAACCGGCGACACCACCGAGATCGACTTGCAGGGTCTTTTCATCGCCATTGGCCACAAGCCGAACACCGATATCTTCGCCAGCCAGCTTGAAATGAAGAACGGCTACATCGTCACCCAGAGCGGCCTGAACGGAAATGCGACCGCAACCAGCGTGCCCGGCGTGTTCGCGGCAGGCGATGTGCAAGACCATATCTATCGCCAGGCCATCACCAGCGCGGGCACCGGCTGCATGGCCGCGCTCGATGCACAGCGTTACCTGGAAAGCCTTCACGGCTAA
- a CDS encoding Smr/MutS family protein: protein MPKNLPHPAEPKRPRTTRAAPSLSATPAPPPKVAPGTGLAGLGALRGTLKTEAQRRERERLTAAATAREAAAEAALFRREVGSVTPLNVPPRASTPRPQPSPVPIQTQRDEQAVLSEAISDEFDPEVLLDIDDSLSFRRPGISEEVVRQMRRGKWTVQAQLDLHGLRRDEAREALSTFLREAVKSGLRCLRVIHGKGLGSIGKEPVLKGKVRTWLAQKEEVIAFCEARANDGGAGAVLVLLQGAP, encoded by the coding sequence ATGCCTAAAAACCTGCCTCATCCTGCCGAACCTAAACGCCCGCGCACCACGCGCGCGGCGCCCAGCCTCTCAGCGACACCCGCGCCACCGCCCAAGGTAGCGCCAGGTACCGGGCTCGCGGGTCTGGGCGCGCTGCGCGGCACGCTCAAAACCGAGGCCCAGCGCCGCGAGCGTGAACGGCTCACCGCTGCGGCAACGGCGCGCGAGGCCGCGGCCGAGGCCGCGCTGTTTCGCCGCGAAGTCGGCAGCGTCACGCCGCTGAACGTCCCACCCCGCGCCAGCACACCGCGCCCGCAGCCGTCCCCCGTGCCCATCCAGACGCAGCGCGACGAGCAAGCGGTGCTCAGCGAAGCCATCTCCGACGAATTCGATCCCGAAGTCCTGCTCGATATCGACGATTCGCTGTCGTTTCGCCGCCCGGGTATCAGTGAAGAAGTCGTGCGCCAGATGCGGCGCGGCAAATGGACCGTGCAGGCGCAACTCGATTTGCACGGCCTGCGCCGCGATGAAGCTCGTGAAGCGCTCAGCACGTTCCTCCGCGAAGCGGTGAAATCCGGGCTGCGTTGTTTGCGTGTGATTCACGGCAAAGGGCTGGGCTCGATCGGCAAGGAACCCGTGCTCAAGGGCAAGGTGCGCACGTGGCTGGCGCAAAAAGAAGAAGTGATCGCGTTTTGCGAGGCACGCGCCAACGATGGCGGTGCAGGCGCGGTACTCGTGCTGTTGCAAGGCGCGCCCTGA
- a CDS encoding ABC transporter ATP-binding protein, producing MASLSIRDVYKTYPNGVPVLKGVNIDIEDGQFLILVGGSGCGKSTLLNMIAGLETVTHGEIQIDGKCVNDLSPKDRDIAMVFQSYALYPSMTVRENISFGLKIRKVPKAEQNQIVERVSSMLQIQHLLERKPGQLSGGQRQRVAMGRALARDPVMFLFDEPLSNLDAKLRIEMRSEIKLLHQRLGRTTVYVTHDQIEAMTLGDRIAVMKDGVVQQFGAPQEIYDSPANLFVAGFIGAPPMNFIQGKLVEQGAGVGLELDTGVKRDVLRLPFEAGRVKPQLGREVILGLRPERITDERNAHNVANGQLQPVKVKVEVIEPTGPDTLVFAQVNGKRIVSRVHPAAQPQPLSEMSLLFDVSKAVLFDPSNEARVA from the coding sequence ATGGCAAGCCTTTCCATCCGTGACGTGTACAAGACCTACCCCAATGGGGTGCCAGTCCTGAAGGGCGTCAACATTGACATCGAAGACGGTCAGTTCCTGATTCTGGTTGGCGGCTCGGGTTGCGGCAAGTCGACGCTGCTGAACATGATCGCTGGCCTCGAGACGGTGACCCATGGCGAGATTCAAATCGACGGCAAATGCGTCAACGACCTGTCGCCGAAAGACCGGGATATCGCTATGGTGTTCCAGTCTTATGCGCTGTATCCGTCGATGACGGTGCGCGAGAACATCTCATTCGGCCTGAAAATTCGCAAGGTGCCCAAGGCGGAGCAAAACCAGATCGTCGAGCGCGTTTCGTCCATGCTGCAGATTCAGCATCTGCTGGAGCGCAAGCCAGGCCAGCTTTCCGGTGGCCAGCGCCAGCGGGTGGCGATGGGCCGGGCGCTGGCGCGCGACCCGGTGATGTTCCTGTTCGATGAGCCGCTGTCGAATCTCGATGCCAAGCTGCGCATCGAAATGCGCTCCGAAATCAAGCTGCTGCATCAGCGCCTGGGCCGCACGACGGTGTACGTCACGCACGACCAGATCGAAGCCATGACGCTGGGCGACCGCATCGCGGTGATGAAAGATGGGGTGGTGCAGCAGTTTGGCGCACCGCAGGAAATTTACGATTCACCGGCCAATTTGTTTGTCGCGGGTTTTATCGGTGCGCCGCCGATGAATTTTATTCAGGGCAAGCTGGTGGAGCAGGGTGCGGGCGTTGGTCTGGAACTCGATACCGGTGTGAAGCGCGACGTGCTGCGCCTGCCGTTCGAGGCTGGCCGCGTGAAACCGCAGCTTGGGCGTGAGGTGATCCTGGGGCTGCGCCCAGAGCGCATTACCGATGAACGCAATGCGCACAATGTGGCGAACGGGCAATTGCAGCCGGTCAAGGTCAAGGTGGAGGTGATCGAGCCGACGGGCCCGGATACGCTGGTGTTCGCCCAGGTCAACGGTAAGCGGATTGTGAGCCGGGTGCATCCGGCCGCACAGCCGCAGCCGTTGTCAGAGATGAGCCTGCTGTTCGATGTGTCGAAGGCGGTGCTGTTCGATCCGTCGAACGAAGCGCGGGTGGCCTGA
- a CDS encoding carbohydrate ABC transporter permease yields the protein MQPKMTLGRAVVYAALFLFALYFLFPLYVMLSTSFKDLEQLRHGNLLTPPTHFTLEPWLKAWNEACTGVRCDGMQPFFMNSVRMVIPAVLLSSIIGAFNGYVLTHWRFRGADLVFTLLLVGCFIPFQAILLPMARLQGALGLSNTTGGLVLVHVVYGIAFTTMFFRNFYVSIPAELVKAARIDGAGFFTIFTKILLPVSLPIFMVCLIWQFTQIWNDFLFGIVFSGVDSMPITVALNNLVNTSTGVKEYNVDMAGAIIAALPTLLVYVLAGRYFVRGLTAGAVKG from the coding sequence ATGCAGCCTAAGATGACGCTCGGCCGCGCCGTCGTGTATGCGGCGCTGTTCCTGTTCGCGCTGTATTTCCTGTTTCCGCTTTACGTGATGCTCTCGACATCGTTCAAGGATCTTGAGCAACTGCGTCACGGTAACCTGCTGACGCCGCCCACCCATTTCACCCTCGAACCCTGGCTCAAGGCCTGGAACGAGGCGTGTACCGGCGTGCGCTGCGACGGCATGCAGCCGTTTTTCATGAACTCGGTCCGCATGGTGATCCCGGCGGTGCTGCTGTCGTCGATCATTGGCGCCTTCAATGGCTATGTGCTGACGCACTGGCGCTTTCGCGGCGCGGACCTGGTTTTCACGTTGCTGCTAGTGGGATGTTTCATTCCGTTCCAGGCGATTCTGCTGCCGATGGCGCGCTTGCAGGGCGCGCTCGGCTTGTCGAACACCACGGGCGGGCTGGTGCTGGTGCATGTGGTGTATGGCATTGCTTTCACCACGATGTTCTTCCGCAATTTTTACGTGAGCATTCCCGCTGAACTGGTGAAGGCCGCACGCATCGATGGCGCAGGGTTCTTTACGATCTTCACGAAAATCCTGCTGCCTGTGTCATTGCCGATCTTCATGGTGTGCCTGATCTGGCAGTTCACGCAGATCTGGAATGACTTCCTGTTTGGCATTGTGTTTTCAGGCGTAGATTCGATGCCGATCACGGTTGCGCTGAATAACCTCGTGAATACCTCGACCGGGGTGAAGGAATACAACGTCGATATGGCTGGGGCGATTATTGCCGCCTTGCCGACCTTGCTGGTGTATGTGCTGGCGGGCCGTTACTTTGTACGTGGCCTCACCGCTGGCGCGGTAAAGGGCTGA
- a CDS encoding carbohydrate ABC transporter permease, giving the protein MSASLSDNGKTPVRSPVHPGRRASPLAALADRWVPRLVLAPSIMISLVFVYGFILVTGFLSLTNSRLMPRYEFAGFERYAELFDNDVWWTSAANLGWFGIPFIGICIGLGLFLAILLDQRIRNEGALRAIFLYPMALSFIVTGTAWQWILNPGLGLEKVLHDWGWTGVSFGWLGDPDKAIFCVVVAAVWQSTGFVMALFLAGLRGVDSEIFKAAQVDGATLPAIYRKIVIPSMRPVFFSVLLILCHITIKTFDLVVALTAGGPGTSSSLPAMFMYTFSFNRGQLGVGAASSMMMLATVVAVLVPLMYLESRSTRHAA; this is encoded by the coding sequence GTGAGTGCTTCTCTGAGCGACAACGGGAAAACCCCTGTGCGCAGCCCTGTTCATCCTGGTCGCCGTGCCTCGCCGCTGGCGGCGCTGGCCGACCGCTGGGTGCCCAGGCTGGTGCTGGCGCCTAGCATCATGATCAGCCTGGTGTTTGTGTATGGCTTCATTCTGGTCACCGGTTTTTTGTCGCTGACCAACTCGCGCTTGATGCCACGTTATGAGTTCGCCGGGTTCGAGCGTTATGCCGAGCTGTTCGACAACGATGTCTGGTGGACCTCGGCGGCTAACCTGGGCTGGTTTGGTATTCCGTTCATCGGGATTTGCATCGGGCTCGGGCTGTTTCTGGCGATCTTGCTGGACCAGCGCATACGCAACGAAGGTGCATTGCGCGCTATTTTTCTGTATCCGATGGCGCTTTCGTTCATCGTCACTGGAACGGCGTGGCAATGGATCCTGAACCCTGGGCTGGGCCTCGAAAAGGTGCTGCACGACTGGGGCTGGACCGGTGTTTCGTTCGGCTGGCTGGGCGATCCGGACAAGGCGATTTTCTGCGTGGTGGTTGCAGCGGTATGGCAATCGACAGGCTTTGTCATGGCGCTCTTTCTGGCGGGCTTGCGCGGCGTCGATAGCGAGATTTTCAAGGCGGCCCAGGTGGATGGCGCGACGCTGCCAGCGATTTACCGCAAGATCGTGATTCCCAGCATGCGGCCGGTGTTTTTTTCCGTGCTGCTGATCCTCTGTCACATCACGATCAAGACCTTCGATCTGGTGGTCGCGCTGACGGCTGGCGGCCCCGGCACCTCGTCATCGCTGCCCGCGATGTTCATGTACACGTTCTCGTTTAACCGTGGGCAACTGGGGGTGGGCGCGGCGTCGTCGATGATGATGCTGGCGACCGTCGTCGCGGTGCTGGTGCCGCTCATGTATCTGGAGTCGAGGAGCACCCGCCATGCAGCCTAA